Within Myxococcota bacterium, the genomic segment GCGTTAGCTAGGACTTACTCGAGATCGCTCGCGCAAGCCGGGTAAAGACCCCGCTCAGCCCTCTCTCCAGCGCGTTCTCGCCGCGCCGGCCCGAGGGCAGGTGAAGCGCGTCGTCGACGGAGGAGCTCGCAATCACCGTCTCGACGCCGAGTTCAAGCTCGAGCGAGCGCGCCAAGGCGTCGCGAACGGCTTCCGCGTCCCGGTCCGCGACCAGAATCTCGAGCCGGGTCCTGATCTGCCACGGCTGCTGGTAAGTCGTTCCCCGATACTGGACGGTGTGGACCGTCGACGGATCGGAGTAATAGACGTCGCTCGCCGTCATGCGACAGCGCGCGCGGACTCTGAGCACCGCCTGCATGACCGAATCGCGGTGATCCTTCGGGAAGGTCGTCTCGAGCCTTTGCATCGCTTCGTCCTCCGGCCGAAAGCGCATGCGAAGTGGATGCCAGCGAGATTGTTGCCGAGCAGAGTCATACGCGGTGCATGTTCGGGCAAAATGCAAGTAGACACGTTGCGCGCGACAAGCCCAGACGCGGGTGAGGGGTCAGAAGGGCGAGGTGCCCCCGCCCGGGTGCATCTTCTCGAGCTCCTTCTTGAAGCGCTCGCAGGGGTCGAGGTCGTCGACGCGCGGCGTGAACCAGAGGAAGTCGTAGGGGCGCTCGAGATCGGCCTGGTCGGCGCTGGCGCGCTCGCTCACCTCGACGAACGCGACCGCGAGCACGCGGCGCTGGGGCGCGCGGCGCGCCACGTAGAGCGGCACGGCGCGGTCCTTGCGCGCGTGACCCGCGCCCGCGATCAGCACGGCCGGCACGCCCGCGCGCAGGAGCGCGTCGGCTAGCGCCGCGTCGCGCACGCGCTGGATGTCGATCATGGCGTCGATCGCGTGCGGGTCGGCCATGCCGCAGTGGCCCTCGCGGATGTCGTCGGCGAGTGAGTCGCGCTCGGCCTGGGGGAGCGGCGGGTCGAGCGCGAGCCGCTCGCGCTCGGCGGGCGGCAGGCCCGCGAGACCCTTGCCGCGCAGCGCGGCGAGCTGCGCGCGCGACAGGTTGGCGGGCTCGATGCGCAGCGAGCGCGAGATCGCCGCCAGGAACACCGGCCGGTACAGCGGCCAGGGCGGCCAGCCGCTGTGCGCCCAGTCGAGCATGTCGCCCAGGGCCTCGACGTCCTCGGGGTGCGTGGCGCGCCAGGCGTCGAGCTTGGGCCGGTCGTCCTCCGAGAGCATCTCGAACGCGACCGACGGCGGCACGCCCTCCCGCGCGAGATACTGGATCACGGTGCCCTGCAGGCGGTGGTGGTCGGGGTTGTCGTGCTTCTCGCCCAGGATCACGAAGTCCGCGGTCCTGGCCCGGTAGAACAGCACCTCGCGCTCGACGAACGCGTGCGCGGCCGTGTCGTAGATCTTGCCCACGCGCGGGTCGTCGAGGCCGAGCCGCGACTGCCAGTTGCCCGACTCACCCGAGGGCACCGCGCAGGCCAGGGCCAGCACGCCGAGCACGAGCCTCGCCCGCACGAGTGACCCGCTCAGGCGAGGCGCTTGCGCAGGTGCTGGCCGATGCGCTCGATGCCCTCGCGGCCTTCGGGCAGGAGCGCCGCGAAGGCGTGCCACACGTGGATCATGTCGGGCCAGACCTCGAGCTCCACGTCGACCCCGGCCTTGCGCGCGCGCTCGGCGAGCCGAGTCGAGTCGTCGAGCAGCGTCTCGGAGCTGCCCACCTGGATCAAGAGCGGCGGCAGTCCGCGCAGCTCGGCGAACAGCGGCGAGGCGAGCGGCGTCTTCGCGTCGGCGTTGCCCAGGTAGTGCTTCGCCAGCGCGAGCAGCGGCGCGCGCTGCACCATGGGATCGACCTCGGCCTTGGTGGTCATGCTCTCACTCGTGCCGGTCAGGTCCACCCAGGGCGAGATGCACACGCCGGTCGCGGGCAGCGGCAGCTTCGCGTCGCGCAACGCGAGCAGCGTCGCGACCGTGAGCCCGCCGCCGGCCGAGTCACCCGCGATCGCGAGCTTGCCCGGGGCGTAGCCGCAGTCGAGCAGGAAGCGATAGGCGGCCACGGCATCGTCGACCGCGGCCGGGAATCGGTGCTCGGGACCGAGCCGGTAGTCGATCACCAGACAGCGCGCGCCCGAGGCCACCGAGATGCGCGCCGCGAGCTCGCGGTGCGTGTCGATCGAGCCCAGCACGTAGCCGCCGCCGTGGAGATACAGCACGGCGCGATCGGCGGCCGCGCCCGGCGCGCTCAGCCACTCCGCCGGTACGCCGTTGGCGCTGCGCGGCTCGCGGATCAGGCCGTCCGGCAGCTGCGCGCTGCCCACCATGGAGGCCATGCCCGCGCGCATCTCCTCGACCGACACGTCGGGCAGGATCGGCCGGGCGCGCAGCATCTGAACCAGGATCCCGAGCTCGTTGCTCGCCATGACTCACTCCTCCTACGGTCCCTTGCCCAGCGGCAGCAGGATGTTCGCACCCTGCCCGCCGCCCACCACCTGCGGCGCGACGCCGTTCCACTTCTCGACCATCTTCAGCTCGACGAGCTTCGGCGCCTTCTCGAGCGCCTCGCCCTGAATGCGGATCGATTCCGCGTCGGCCTTCGCCTTGATGATCAGAGTCTCGGCGTCGGTCTTCGCCTGCTGCATCTTGAAGATCGCCTTCTCGGCCTCCTGCTGCTGCACCATCTTGGCCTCGATGGCCTGCTCGAGCTCGCGCGAGAGCTTCACGTCCTCGATCACGAGATCCTCGACCACGAGCAAGGGGCCGATCTTCGTGCGCGACGACTCGAGCGCGGCGACCTTGATCTGCTCGCGCGTCTTCACGATGTCCGCGGCGCTCTTCATCGCGGTGACTTCCTTCACCGCCTCCTGCACGCGCGGCAGGATCAGCTTCTCGAAGGGCGTACCGGCGTAGTCGCGCAGCACGGAGATGATCGACGCCTCCGGAATGCGGTAGAGCACCTTCAGCTGGATGTTGATCTGCTGCAGATCCGACGAGAAGCACTCCGCCGACACCTCGCGTGTGTCCTGCTGGACGTTCACGCGCTGGATCTCGGTGATGAAGGGCGCCTTCAGGCCGGGGCCGGGCGACAGGAATTGCTCGGACATCTTGCCCAGGGTCACCTTCACCCCGCGCTCGCCCGGATCGATCACGTAGTAACAGCCGAGCGTGCCGAACAGGAGCAGGAGCGCGAGCGCTCCGAGCACGCCATAGCGCAGGTTCACGGCACTCCCTCCAAGCGGCGAGTGTACTCCGAGCGCAGGGCGCCCGTGGAGCGCGTGGGCACCCTACCCACGCGCTAGCCGCCGTGCACGTCCACTCCGGCGAGCGCCAGGCCCAGCCAGACCACGCCCAGCGCCGCGGTCAGGCCCGAGGCGATGCGGAACACGTGGCGGTACGCGGCGCCGCGCTCGTCGCGCGGGGCGAGCACGCCCAAGAGCCACGCGATGCCGCTCATGGAGATCACCGTGCCGGCCGCGAACCCGGCGAGATAGGCGGCTGACTCGCCGGCGGTGCGCATGCCCACCGCGGGCAGCACCGCGAGCGTGGCCCCGGTTCCGACCAGGCCGTGCAGGGTGCCGATCGAGAGCGCCGCCGTGGCGTGCACGTGGCGGTGGAGCTCGGACTCGGCTGCGAACGCGTGCGCCGCGGAGCGCGAATGCACGAGCCCCCAGACACCGACCGCGACCAGCACGGCCCCGACGAGATAGTCGCCCGCAGCCGAGAGCGCGCGCAGGTCGAGCCGGTCCGCGGCCAGCACGGCGAGCAGCGCCACGGCCACGATGCCCGCGGCGTGTCCCGCGCCCCAGCGCAGACCCACGGCCCAGGCGCGGCGCTGCGCCTCGACCGAGAACGGCGCGAGTGCCGCTACGTGGTCCGGCCCGGTGACCACGTGACTCACGCCCGCAGCGAGCCCGAGCAACAGGATCGAGATCACGGCCCGCCGCGGCCGTACGCCGCCAGATACTCGGCGGCCAGCTCGACGTAGTGGCGGTTGCGCTCGGCGTTGGCCTCGAGCTCGTCGTCGCGCAGCCGGCGCACGAGCCGCGCCGGCCGGCCGAGCCACAGCTCGCGCGCGCCGATGCGCTTGTCGGACGGCAAGAGCGAGCCCGCGCCGAGCATGCCCTCGGACTCGATGCGCGCCCCGTCCAGGATCACCGAGCCCATGCCCACGAACGAGCGGTCCTCGAGCGTGCAGGCGTGCACGATGCAGCCGTGGCCGACCGTCACTTCTACACCGATCAGTGTCGCCAGCCCGGCGCGCGACACGTGGATGATCGAGCCGTCCTGGAAGTTCGTGCGCGCCCCGAGGCGCACGTGGCACACGTCGCCGCGCAGCACGCAGCCGAACCACACGCTGGCCTGCGCCCCGACCTCGACATCCCCCACCAGCACCGCCCCGGGCGCCAGGAAGGCGTCGGGCGCAATGCGCGGCCGGAGATCTCTGTATGGGAGCAGACGCGCGTCCAAAGTGGGCGGATTCTACCGCCCCTACGCAGGTTTAGAGGGCCGGCCCGCGCCGGGCGGACGAATCTTGACTTCGCCGTACAGTATCCTACCGTGCGCTCGGCCATGCAGCTCCTGGCGCAAGAGGAATACGGTCTGCGCTGCCTTCTGCAGGTGGCGCGGCACGCGGGCCCCGACCCGCTCACGATCCCCGAGATCGCGGCGAGCGAGGGGCTGTCCCCCGACTACGCCGCCAAGCTGATGCGCGCGCTGCGCCAGGCGGAGCTCGTGGTCTCCACGCGCGGCGCGAGCGGCGGCTACCGCCTGTCGCGGCCCGCCCACGAGATCACCGCCTGGGAGGTCGTGCAGGTGCTCGGCGGGTCGCTCTTCCCGCGCGAGTTCTGCGACTCACACCCCGGCCAGAGACACGACTGCGTGCACACCACCGGCTGCTCGATCCGCGGCCTGTGGAGCGCGGTCGAGGGCGCCGTGCGCGGCGTGCTCGAGCGAGTCACGATCGCCGACCTGGCGCGCGTCGAGCCGCGCGCCTTGATCACGCGCATCGACACCGCCCCGCTGGAGAGTGGCTCGTGAGCGCCCCCAACGAGATCACGGCGCTCACCGAGCGCGAGTATCAGGCCGGCTTCACGACCGCGGTCGAGTCCGACACCGTTCCACCCGGGCTCGACGAGAGCGTGATCGCGCTGATCTCTTCCAAGAAGGGCGAGCCCGAGTGGCTGCTCGAGTGGCGGCGGAAGGCCTTCCGGCGCTGGCGTGAGATGCGCGAGGAGGACGCGCGCTGGGCGAAGGTCAGCTTCCCCGCGATCGACTACCAGGCGATCAGCTACTACTCGGCGCCCAAGCAGGCCAAGAAGCTGGCCAGCATGGACGAGGTCGACCCGGAAATCCGCAAGACCTTCGAGAAGCTCGGCATCCCGCTGTCGGAGCAGAAGCTGCTCGCGGGCGTGGCCGTCGACGCGGTGTTCGATTCGGTCTCGGTGGCCACCACCTTCAAGGCCAAGCTCGGCGAGCTCGGCATCGTGTTCTGCTCGTTCTCCGACGCGGTGCAGAGTCACCCCGACCTGGTGCAGAAGTATCTCGGCTCGGTGGTGCCCTACTCCGACAACTTCTTCGCCACGCTCAACTCCGCCGTGTTCACCGACGGCTCGTTCGTCTACGTGCCCAAGGGCGTGCGCTGCCCGATGGAGCTGTCGACCTACTTCCGCATCAACGAGGCGAAGACGGGTCAGTTCGAGCGTACGCTGATCGTGGCCGACGAGGGCGCCTACGTGTCGTATCTCGAGGGCTGCACCGCGCCCATGCGCGACGAGAACCAGCTGCACGCGGCGGTGGTGGAGCTCGTGGCGCTCGACGACGCCACGATCAAGTACTCCACCGTCCAGAACTGGTACCCGGGCGACAAGGAGGGCCGCGGCGGCATCTACAACTTCGTGACCAAGCGCGGCGCGTGCCGCGGAGCGCGCTCGAAGATCTCCTGGACCCAGGTCGAGACCGGCTCGGCCATCACCTGGAAGTACCCGAGCTGCATCCTGCAGGGCAACGACTCGGTCGGTGAGTTCTACTCGGTCGCGGTCACGAATCACTTCCAGCAGGCCGACACCGGCACGAAGATGATCCACATCGGCCGCAACACCAGGAGCACGATCGTCTCGAAGGGCATCGCCGCCGGCCGCGGCCAGCAGACCTACCGCGGCCTGGTCGAGATCCACCAGAAGGCGTCGGGCGCGCGCAATCACTCGCAGTGCGACTCGCTCCTGATCGGCGACCGCTGCGGCGCGCACACGTTCCCGTACCTCGAGGCGAAGAACGCATCGGCGCAGATCGAGCACGAGGCCACGACTTCGAAGATCTCCGACGACCAGCTGTTCTATTGCCGCCAGCGCGGGCTCTCGAACGAAGACGCGGTGAACCTGATCGTGAACGGCTTCTGCAAGGAGGTGTTCCGCGAGCTGCCGATGGAGTTCGCGGTCGAAGCGCAGAAGCTCCTGGGAGTCACTCTGGAAGGGGCGGTCGGCTGATGGGCGACGCGTTGCTCGAGATCGAAGACCTGCACGTCCGCGTCGACGAGAAGCCGATCCTGAAGGGCGTCGACCTGGTGCTGCGCGCCGGCGAAGTGCACGCGGTCATGGGCCCCAACGGCTCGGGCAAGAGCACGCTCGCCAACGTGCTCGCCGGGCGCGAGGGCTACGAAGTGACTCGCGGCGCCGTGCGCTTCCAGGGCAAGGACCTGCTCGCGCTCGCGCCCGAGGAGCGCGCGCGCGCCGGCGTGTTCCTGGCGTTCCAGTATCCGGTCGAGATCCCGGGCGTGGGCAACTCCTACTTCATGAAGGCCACGCTGAACGCGCAGCGCGCCGCGCGCGGCCTGCCGCCGCTCGACGCGATCGACTTCCTCACGCTGGTCAAGCAGAAGGCCAAGGCGCTCGAGATGGACGAGGCCTTCCTCGGCCGCTCGGTGAACGAGGGCTTCTCGGGCGGCGAGAAGAAACGCAACGAGATCCTGCAGATGTCGCTGCTCGAGCCCACGCTCGCGGTGCTCGACGAAACCGACTCCGGGCTCGACATCGACGCGCTGCGCATCGTGGCGGACGGCGTGAACCGGCTGCGCTCGCCCGAGCGCGCGGTGCTGGCGATCACTCACTACCAGCGCCTGCTCGAGTATCTCGTGCCGGACCGCACGCACGTGCTGATCGGCGGCCGGATCGCGAAGTCGGGCGACCGAGGGCTGGCGCTCGAGCTCGAGAAGCGCGGCTACGCCTGGGTCGAGGCGGAAGCGCGGTGAGGGGCGTCCCCGCCGAGCGCGCGTTCGAGCGGCTGGTGCGGGACCCGCGCGCCTGGGACGCGTTCGCCGAGCGCGGGCTGCCCACGACGCGCGACGAGGACTGGCGCTTCACGTCGCTGGCTGCCTTGGAAGCCGTGGCATTCGAGGGCGCCGAGACCAGC encodes:
- a CDS encoding ChaN family lipoprotein → MRARLVLGVLALACAVPSGESGNWQSRLGLDDPRVGKIYDTAAHAFVEREVLFYRARTADFVILGEKHDNPDHHRLQGTVIQYLAREGVPPSVAFEMLSEDDRPKLDAWRATHPEDVEALGDMLDWAHSGWPPWPLYRPVFLAAISRSLRIEPANLSRAQLAALRGKGLAGLPPAERERLALDPPLPQAERDSLADDIREGHCGMADPHAIDAMIDIQRVRDAALADALLRAGVPAVLIAGAGHARKDRAVPLYVARRAPQRRVLAVAFVEVSERASADQADLERPYDFLWFTPRVDDLDPCERFKKELEKMHPGGGTSPF
- a CDS encoding alpha/beta hydrolase, which codes for MASNELGILVQMLRARPILPDVSVEEMRAGMASMVGSAQLPDGLIREPRSANGVPAEWLSAPGAAADRAVLYLHGGGYVLGSIDTHRELAARISVASGARCLVIDYRLGPEHRFPAAVDDAVAAYRFLLDCGYAPGKLAIAGDSAGGGLTVATLLALRDAKLPLPATGVCISPWVDLTGTSESMTTKAEVDPMVQRAPLLALAKHYLGNADAKTPLASPLFAELRGLPPLLIQVGSSETLLDDSTRLAERARKAGVDVELEVWPDMIHVWHAFAALLPEGREGIERIGQHLRKRLA
- a CDS encoding prohibitin family protein, with protein sequence MNLRYGVLGALALLLLFGTLGCYYVIDPGERGVKVTLGKMSEQFLSPGPGLKAPFITEIQRVNVQQDTREVSAECFSSDLQQINIQLKVLYRIPEASIISVLRDYAGTPFEKLILPRVQEAVKEVTAMKSAADIVKTREQIKVAALESSRTKIGPLLVVEDLVIEDVKLSRELEQAIEAKMVQQQEAEKAIFKMQQAKTDAETLIIKAKADAESIRIQGEALEKAPKLVELKMVEKWNGVAPQVVGGGQGANILLPLGKGP
- a CDS encoding gamma carbonic anhydrase family protein gives rise to the protein MLVGDVEVGAQASVWFGCVLRGDVCHVRLGARTNFQDGSIIHVSRAGLATLIGVEVTVGHGCIVHACTLEDRSFVGMGSVILDGARIESEGMLGAGSLLPSDKRIGARELWLGRPARLVRRLRDDELEANAERNRHYVELAAEYLAAYGRGGP
- a CDS encoding Rrf2 family transcriptional regulator; translated protein: MRSAMQLLAQEEYGLRCLLQVARHAGPDPLTIPEIAASEGLSPDYAAKLMRALRQAELVVSTRGASGGYRLSRPAHEITAWEVVQVLGGSLFPREFCDSHPGQRHDCVHTTGCSIRGLWSAVEGAVRGVLERVTIADLARVEPRALITRIDTAPLESGS
- the sufB gene encoding Fe-S cluster assembly protein SufB, with the translated sequence MSAPNEITALTEREYQAGFTTAVESDTVPPGLDESVIALISSKKGEPEWLLEWRRKAFRRWREMREEDARWAKVSFPAIDYQAISYYSAPKQAKKLASMDEVDPEIRKTFEKLGIPLSEQKLLAGVAVDAVFDSVSVATTFKAKLGELGIVFCSFSDAVQSHPDLVQKYLGSVVPYSDNFFATLNSAVFTDGSFVYVPKGVRCPMELSTYFRINEAKTGQFERTLIVADEGAYVSYLEGCTAPMRDENQLHAAVVELVALDDATIKYSTVQNWYPGDKEGRGGIYNFVTKRGACRGARSKISWTQVETGSAITWKYPSCILQGNDSVGEFYSVAVTNHFQQADTGTKMIHIGRNTRSTIVSKGIAAGRGQQTYRGLVEIHQKASGARNHSQCDSLLIGDRCGAHTFPYLEAKNASAQIEHEATTSKISDDQLFYCRQRGLSNEDAVNLIVNGFCKEVFRELPMEFAVEAQKLLGVTLEGAVG
- the sufC gene encoding Fe-S cluster assembly ATPase SufC, with amino-acid sequence MLEIEDLHVRVDEKPILKGVDLVLRAGEVHAVMGPNGSGKSTLANVLAGREGYEVTRGAVRFQGKDLLALAPEERARAGVFLAFQYPVEIPGVGNSYFMKATLNAQRAARGLPPLDAIDFLTLVKQKAKALEMDEAFLGRSVNEGFSGGEKKRNEILQMSLLEPTLAVLDETDSGLDIDALRIVADGVNRLRSPERAVLAITHYQRLLEYLVPDRTHVLIGGRIAKSGDRGLALELEKRGYAWVEAEAR